From Hemitrygon akajei chromosome 19, sHemAka1.3, whole genome shotgun sequence, the proteins below share one genomic window:
- the LOC140742126 gene encoding small ribosomal subunit protein eS21-like translates to MQSDAGEFVDLYVPRKCSASNRIIGAKDHAPIQINLAEVNKVTGRFNGQHKTYAICGAIRRMGESDDCLLRLAKNDGIVTKAV, encoded by the coding sequence ATGCAGAGCGACGCAGGAGAATTCGTTGATCTTTATGTTCCACGCAAATGCTCTGCTAGCAACAGAATTATTGGTGCTAAGGACCATGCCCCTATTCAAATCAACCTTGCTGAGGTTAATAAAGTAACTGGGAGATTCAATGGGCAGCACAAAACCTATGCCATCTGTGGAGCTATTCGTAGGATGGGTGAATCAGATGATTGTCTCCTAAGGCTAGCAAAGAACGATGGGATTGTGACCAAGGCTGTCTAA